A stretch of the Musa acuminata AAA Group cultivar baxijiao chromosome BXJ2-7, Cavendish_Baxijiao_AAA, whole genome shotgun sequence genome encodes the following:
- the LOC135617582 gene encoding uncharacterized protein LOC135617582, translating into MAMAVLRSHDCLKIRLHLDAYGFHRPPPAKPHRKKSPPPPHSSRPAHPPPPRKAGRQGPLPPARLPPLQAFKPSCSANHPRDGLRSPSPPKDGAQSDGETCQRRALVMEEVRIMKRGEELKPRASVAADLSLEGDDSALRTANQLRPEPEILPRKVGLAVLESAYAGPAFLASPSPSSLPIPYFFLKKAVVKGDEAVKALPARGLAW; encoded by the coding sequence ATGGCCATGGCGGTGCTCCGATCACACGATTGCCTCAAAATCCGCCTCCACCTCGATGCCTACGGATTCCATCGTCCGCCGCCGGCGAAGCCGCACCGGAAGAAATCCCCACCGCCGCCCCACTCCTCGCGTCCCGCCCATCCTCCTCCACCTAGAAAGGCCGGCCGGCAGGGCCCCCTGCCGCCTGCTCGCTTGCCGCCCTTGCAGGCGTTTAAACCCAGCTGCTCCGCCAACCATCCGCGTGACGGCTTGAGATCGCCGTCTCCGCCGAAGGATGGTGCCCAGTCCGACGGGGAGACCTGCCAGCGGAGGGCCCTCGTGATGGAAGAGGTGCGGATCATGAAACGTGGCGAGGAACTGAAGCCAAGAGCGTCCGTGGCCGCAGATCTGAGTCTGGAGGGTGATGATTCGGCCCTTAGAACCGCGAATCAGCTGAGGCCGGAGCCGGAGATCCTCCCGAGAAAGGTTGGGCTCGCCGTTCTGGAGTCAGCGTACGCGGGGCCGGCGTTCTTAGCGTCCCCCTCCCCCAGTTCCCTTCCTATTCCTTATTTTTTCTTGAAGAAGGCTGTGGTCAAGGGTGACGAGGCCGTGAAGGCCCTTCCAGCACGCGGCCTGGCATGGTAA